The Humulus lupulus chromosome 7, drHumLupu1.1, whole genome shotgun sequence region CACTTCAACTTGGATTGCAAGTAATTTCAAAGATTAAGGGCTATGCTGATGCAGCTCAGGTACTCCAATGAATTGGCTTCCTAGTTCTATTTTCCTGTTGCTGAAACATAGCTCAAAGAAGATTATCTTCGCAGGCACCTGAATTCTTTACAACTGCTCCAGCCCTTGTGATACCAAAAGCTATTTCAAATCCTGGTTTAGATGCTTCTCAGATTGATTACTATGAAATAAATGAAGCGTTTTCTGTAAGATTTTAGTACTTGCAATCCCTATATTGTTCCTGATTTAGTAAgcatttttttcattcatttatatTTGTCCGTCTTCTCTCTAGGTTGTAGCTCTAGCCAATCAAAAGCTGCTTGGTCTTAATCCTATGAGTTTGGAGAAAACTAGATAATTTCTTTCAAGTTGATTTACTCTTAAGTCTAAAATGTATGTTATTTTAAATGTGATCACTCTTCCATTTTCTGCAATTTGTATAGTCATTCATCTGTCCACAATGCATTTCAGCTTTGCTCCATTTTGTCACTATCCTTATCTACATTTTTTTACTCTTCCAATTTCCAAATATCTCAGGAAAGCCTTAACGTACATAGTGGGGCTGTATCATTGGGACACCCATTAGGATGCAGTGGAGCTCGtatcttggtcacattgttagggGTAATctataagtgtaacgccctggatagccaagaccgttacactgtgtttttataaagtgccagacttgctaatcaagtcatttaaataaaatcgtgttattgaaattataaaggaactagggttaaaagcgttttggtctcaaaagccacattttcattaaaaagcatcatctgttacatgggatcccaaaaatattatgttcaaagaccgtttacaaaagacacaaggtttatatacaacaaccggccatacgAAGGCAAAATAAGCATTTAGGTGATCCCTGTCTTGGTCCACtcctcgactgtggcggtcgaaccgctggctatgtacattccacctcagagctctccacctcaggcttggtccagcttgcctttgcctttacttgcaccacgtagcacccatgagccaaggccgagcaagaaaacacaacaataggGCATAAGCAACCAACAGACAAACCATAACTCACATTACGTCATAAGTTCTCAAACATGTAATCAATtagcataaccaagtattcaacacatTAAGTTCATCAATTCATTTCTCATATCAcagcacaaatgataactagggctagcgctcttaAGCTGCTCCCtacgttatcccactgactccggcctaattaagccgagctcagtgaatattctcggctaccagtggccaagccgcgccctgtgcgcaaatgctATGTACGGCTCTcctaggccgcttttacatgtcccatggcgtaataccatcattgacacgaaaCAATtgtcgggagcacttagtcccatcacaacataaagtcgagtgcagttttctcacctgtattccgagcttccgatgccccaaagccgcgagcacggccttctaccccgagcctctccaaagacctagtcacaacacaaatgaaacaccCTTTgccactaaccaatccaaaaatacctcccggaaccaatcccacactctcggaatcccccaaatctctaaaacaatgcaccgaagacatcccctgaacccccggagcaaaggctcaaaattgcgaaatcccatgttctgaaattggcctagtgccgcggcgcccagcaagttagAGAACTCGCTTTGCTCAGAaacagcctagcgccgcggcgcccaagaaaagggccgcggcgctccttcgcgaacccagatttctgggttttcccctgcgtttttccctaacccaaatcaccccaaactcatacctaagccccaaaaccaattcaaaaccccaaatagatcattcaacaacccataaacaccaTAATCTAGCTCAGTTACACAACCACTCACAGAATTCATACTTAAATTTCAGATTCAAAcccttaaaccaaaacttgagcaAGGTGCAAACCACACctctagattcttaaaccataacagctatgagatttcaaacatgtttaatacccttacctcgaTCAGAAATCCAACTTGAGCCTCCTCCAATCTAAGCTTTAAACTGAACTtccccttgacaaaccagctgaatttccatgcaaaacaagccatggctatcttttaattccttccaaaatcaaaTTAAGAACCTAACAAAACAGggactaaatccttacctcagtgtagaccttgatctgtgtttgattccacacccttagaCCCTTTACTAGCCTGAAAGAACACAGCTCAACTCCTCCTCCtctttgccttctaggttcttaattcttctttttccttcttgatttctctaACCTCCCAAACCTTAATttcagttatacttagcataaaagaattgtgtatatccatttccctcagccaaagccatctaaaccactgccaaaagaccaccttatccctccactaatatccctttctaactaaacctcaagggtactctTTTCCTTTTACTtacatttcaattctaccacttctctaGCAAAACCTGTTaccctctatggttactaacagttacacatgttaccaaatcaccagttaccattatctagctttctaggaccgtctcgacacgtgcatcacattgatatcaccacactcacgtggtacaaatcacataacataattatcatgtagtcatgcatctcaaatactcaaatagtcatataacatgctttaaatcataatcatgcatcttaatcattaaaatcacacataattcccattatgccctccaggcacactaatcaaggcccttaagccttattagtgaatttgggtcgtacaactatcccctcctaatgagaatttcgtcctcgaaatttacctgaacaactccagatactgatcccgcatagctgtctcaagctcccaggtcgcctcctcgaccttacaattcctccacatcactttaaccagaggaatcattTTGTTCCGCAacaccttatcttttcggtccaagatctgaactggtttctCTTCGTAAGCCAAATCTgcttgtaactccaaatcttcatgcctcaacacatgagtcacatctgagacatacttccgaagcatggagacatggaacacgtcatgaactctagacaacgatggcggcaaagctaacttgtaagccacctgaccaaccctttccaggatctcgaatggtccaatgaatctagggcttagcttgcccttcttaccaaacctcctcacccctcgcagaggtgaaactcgaagaaagatgtggtccccaacctgaaactccacgtccctacgcttaggatcagcgtagctcttctgcctactctgagatgcgagcagcCTAGCccgaatcttctctatggcctcacttgtcctctgtaccatatctggccccagatatctcctctcacccatctcatcccaatgaatgggtgatctacacttcctcccgtataacatctcatagggagccactccaatcgttgactaataactattgttgtacgagaattcaatcaacgaaaggtacttactccatgaaccctcaaaatcaatcacacatgctctgagcatatcctccaacacctggatcgtcctctcagactatccatcagtcggaggatgaaaggctgtactgaacttcaactgagtccccagagctttctgcaaaccaccccaaaacttggaagtgaaaataggatcccggtctgacactatagacttaggaaccccatggagacgtacgatctccctcacatagctcagcatactgatccacggtatatgtcgacctcactggaaagaaatgggctgacttggtgtatctatccactatcacccacaccgagtcaggaagtcccactgtcctgggtaaacctcccacaaaatccatagcaatgtcctcccatttccattcaggaatacccaagggctgaagcaaccctgctggtcgctgatgctcagctttcacctgctgataggttaagcatctggcaacgtactccaccacatccttcttcatcccgggccaccaatacaaagttcgcagatcctgatacatcttcgtggtacccggatgaagtgagtatggcgtcgtatgagactcatctagtatctctcgtctgatcccctcatcagctggaacacaaatccgtccctgataccgaagtaaaccaatctcagaaacagaatagtccttagctattcccgctaagacatcctctctaaccctctgtaactgaacgtctgtcaactgcccctctctgatccgctctagcagggtcgactgcagagtaatattagccaaccggcccaccaccaactctatccctgctctaaccatctcatcagctaacttccttgaaatctgaacagaactatacaactgaccaggacctctgcggctcaatgcatctgccaccacattgactttccctggatggtaaagaatatcacaatcataatcctttaccagctccaaccaacgcctctgtctcatgttcaggtccttctgtgtaaagaaatacttcaagctcttatgatcagtgtacacctcgcacttctccccataaagataatgtcgccaaatcttcaaggcaaaaacaactgctgccagctccaagtcatgagtaggatactgcttctcatactcctttagctgccgtgatgcataagctataaccttttcattctgcatcaacacacaacctaaacccaacctcgacacatcacagtataccacaaacttcccttcccctgaaggaagactcaacactggcgctgtaataagtcgtcgcttcaactcttggaaactatcttcacacttgtctgaccaaatgaacttcaagttctttcttgtcaactctgtcatcggtgttgctatcttcgagaagccctcgacaaaccgtctatagtaacctgctaacccaaggaaactccgcacctccgaggcattccttggccttggccaatccctaaccgcctctatcttagatggatccaccttaataccatttgcacccacgatatgtccaaggaatatcacttcaggtaaccagaactcacacttcttaaacttagcgtacaactgatgttctctcaacctctgaagaacctgccgAAGATGAAATTCATGCTTCGCCTCTGAGCTGGAAtataccaagatgtcatcgatgaagacaataacgaactgatccagaaaatccgtgaacaccctattcattaagtccataaaggctgttggggcattggtcaaaccaaaagacatgaccaagaactcataatgcccataccgtgtccggaaggccgtcttaggtatgtcctcatccttgatcctcagctggtgataaccagattgaagatcaatctttgagaacaccgtcttaccttgcagctgatcgaaca contains the following coding sequences:
- the LOC133791135 gene encoding acetyl-CoA acetyltransferase 1-like — its product is MPSKIVDKDEGLEKFDAAKLRKLRPSFKQNEGSVTAGNASIISDGVATLVLVSGEKALQLGLQVISKIKGYADAAQAPEFFTTAPALVIPKAISNPGLDASQIDYYEINEAFSVVALANQKLLGLNPMSLEKTR